Proteins encoded within one genomic window of Dyadobacter chenhuakuii:
- a CDS encoding RNA polymerase sigma factor has product MDHLDEILAGCRRQERQAQEKLYRQFYPVLFALCRKFFDDKHEILTAINNGMLKVFKNIDQFDDQKGAFFNWLYTTVRNAALTQLRDQKTQQFDYDELDDKMGFESAENPFDKLSASDVIVYLSALPVATRRVCGLFYLDGFSIKEIGESLDISDGTVKWHLSEGRKKLKIIFEKIF; this is encoded by the coding sequence TTGGATCATTTAGATGAAATATTAGCGGGTTGCAGGCGTCAGGAGCGTCAAGCCCAGGAGAAGCTGTATCGCCAGTTTTATCCTGTGCTTTTTGCGTTATGCCGTAAATTTTTTGACGACAAACATGAGATCCTGACAGCCATTAATAATGGAATGTTGAAGGTTTTCAAAAATATTGACCAGTTCGACGATCAAAAAGGAGCATTTTTTAATTGGCTTTACACAACAGTGAGAAATGCGGCCCTTACCCAGCTCAGGGATCAGAAAACGCAGCAGTTTGATTACGACGAGCTTGACGATAAGATGGGTTTCGAATCCGCAGAGAATCCATTTGACAAGCTGAGCGCATCGGATGTGATCGTCTATTTATCTGCGTTACCTGTGGCAACCCGGCGCGTTTGCGGATTGTTTTATCTGGATGGTTTTAGCATTAAGGAAATCGGGGAGTCGCTGGATATCTCGGATGGCACGGTGAAATGGCATTTGAGCGAAGGCCGCAAAAAGCTGAAAATAATTTTTGAAAAGATCTTTTGA